The Alosa sapidissima isolate fAloSap1 chromosome 5, fAloSap1.pri, whole genome shotgun sequence genome has a window encoding:
- the rhbdd2 gene encoding rhomboid domain-containing protein 2 isoform X1 — MLSTFETLVRQLRNFSSVFEITSGICLAILTSASVCIFTSILDVPVLSLGVDSSVFTSGHVPKLLSYPFIHCDVLHLMTSAVVLVAFSSAVEKGVGTVRFLALFLLLSTATGLLFALLALVVFPEPSEARVAMGLVPVALSLLGMVTISSRMKRALLLGVGVPTATLPWIVLLAVTLVIPGMVLLCNATAITVGIIYGKGWLSPLEMSESRASLLEKRMPLRLLKRIMGVRFIPASAEERKEILHARCNPPPGSYPVQVYAPAPTAPSTNQTHGMYEGWSHSAYSQQSPSPFPGTHAAPYGLSQTHGHSSAGDGHGHSHHGHGHSHDGYGHSYEGHGHSHDGYGHSYEGHGHSHEGHGHSHEGHGYVHGQYGHYAGQPVFSQFGHGLGAAAYGQHAASASYAAGGAAYPAERAWMPPSAPVPPHLSSGVGTAAAPTLAHNPEPQKEN; from the exons ATGCTGAGCACGTTTGAAACTCTTGTCCGGCAGTTGAGGAACTTTTCCTCAGTGTTCGAGATCACCAGTGGGATTTGCCTAGCGATTTTAACATCGGCGAGCGTGTGCATATTCACGAGTATCCTCGATGTCCCTGTCCTCTCCTTGGGTGTCGACTCCAGCGTCTTTACCAGTGGTCATG TGCCCAAGCTGCTGAGCTATCCCTTCATCCACTGTGATGTGCTGCATCTGATGACGAGTGCGGTGGTGCTGGTGGCGTTCAGCAGTGCCGTGGAGAAGGGCGTCGGGACCGTGCGCTTCCTCGCCCTCTTCCTGCTCCTCTCCACGGCCACAGGCCTGCTCTTCGCCCTCCTGGCGCTGGTGGTCTTCCCAGAACCCTCCGAGGCGCGCGTGGCGATGGGTCTGGTGCCCGTCGCTCTGTCCCTGCTGGGCATGGTCACCATCAGCTCCCGCATGAAGAGGGCCTTGTTGCTCGGCGTCGGCGTTCCCACGGCAACCCTGCCCTGGATCGTCCTGCTTGCGGTTACCCTGGTCATCCCTGGCATGGTGCTGCTGTGTAATGCCACGGCCATCACCGTAGGAATCATCT ATGGGAAAGGCTGGCTCTCTCCGCTGGAGATGTCGGAGTCCAGGGCTTCGCTGCTGGAGAAGAGGATGCCCCTCAGGCTGCTGAAGAGGATCATGGGAGTGCGATTCATTCCGGCGTCTGccgaggagagaaaggagattcTGCACGCACG GTGTAATCCTCCTCCTGGCTCCTACCCCGTTCAGGTGTATGCCCCCGCCCCCACTGCACCCTCCACCAATCAGACGCACGGCATGTATGAGGGCTGGTCCCACTCCGCCTACTCCCAGCAGAGCCCGTCCCCCTTCCCTGGCACACACGCAGCGCCATACGGGCTCAGTCAGACACACGGGCACAGCTCTGCAGGAGATGGGCATGGGCACAGTCATCATGGGCATGGACATAGTCATGACGGCTACGGGCACAGCTATGAAGGTCATGGACACAGTCATGACGGCTACGGGCACAGCTATGAAGGTCATGGACACAGTCATGAAGGTCATGGACACAGTCATGAAGGTCATGGATATGTCCATGGTCAGTATGGCCACTACGCAGGGCAACCTGTATTTAGTCAGTTTGGACACGGTTTGGGAGCAGCTGCATATGGTCAGCATGCGGCCAGCGCGTCGTATGCTGCTGGTGGCGCTGCGTACCCAGCGGAGAGGGCATGGATGCCGCCCAGTGCCCCCGTGCCACCTCATCTCAGCTCTGGGGTAGGCACTGCTGCTGCCCCCACTCTGGCTCACAATCCAGAACCTCAGAAGGAGAACTAG
- the rhbdd2 gene encoding rhomboid domain-containing protein 2 isoform X2, whose translation MLSTFETLVRQLRNFSSVFEITSGICLAILTSASVCIFTSILDVPVLSLGVDSSVFTSGHVPKLLSYPFIHCDVLHLMTSAVVLVAFSSAVEKGVGTVRFLALFLLLSTATGLLFALLALVVFPEPSEARVAMGLVPVALSLLGMVTISSRMKRALLLGVGVPTATLPWIVLLAVTLVIPGMVLLCNATAITVGIIYGKGWLSPLEMSESRASLLEKRMPLRLLKRIMGVRFIPASAEERKEILHARCNPPPGSYPVQVYAPAPTAPSTNQTHGMYEGWSHSAYSQQSPSPFPGTHAAPYGLSQTHGHSSAGDGHGHSHHGHGHSHDGYGHSYEGHGHSHEGHGHSHEGHGYVHGQYGHYAGQPVFSQFGHGLGAAAYGQHAASASYAAGGAAYPAERAWMPPSAPVPPHLSSGVGTAAAPTLAHNPEPQKEN comes from the exons ATGCTGAGCACGTTTGAAACTCTTGTCCGGCAGTTGAGGAACTTTTCCTCAGTGTTCGAGATCACCAGTGGGATTTGCCTAGCGATTTTAACATCGGCGAGCGTGTGCATATTCACGAGTATCCTCGATGTCCCTGTCCTCTCCTTGGGTGTCGACTCCAGCGTCTTTACCAGTGGTCATG TGCCCAAGCTGCTGAGCTATCCCTTCATCCACTGTGATGTGCTGCATCTGATGACGAGTGCGGTGGTGCTGGTGGCGTTCAGCAGTGCCGTGGAGAAGGGCGTCGGGACCGTGCGCTTCCTCGCCCTCTTCCTGCTCCTCTCCACGGCCACAGGCCTGCTCTTCGCCCTCCTGGCGCTGGTGGTCTTCCCAGAACCCTCCGAGGCGCGCGTGGCGATGGGTCTGGTGCCCGTCGCTCTGTCCCTGCTGGGCATGGTCACCATCAGCTCCCGCATGAAGAGGGCCTTGTTGCTCGGCGTCGGCGTTCCCACGGCAACCCTGCCCTGGATCGTCCTGCTTGCGGTTACCCTGGTCATCCCTGGCATGGTGCTGCTGTGTAATGCCACGGCCATCACCGTAGGAATCATCT ATGGGAAAGGCTGGCTCTCTCCGCTGGAGATGTCGGAGTCCAGGGCTTCGCTGCTGGAGAAGAGGATGCCCCTCAGGCTGCTGAAGAGGATCATGGGAGTGCGATTCATTCCGGCGTCTGccgaggagagaaaggagattcTGCACGCACG GTGTAATCCTCCTCCTGGCTCCTACCCCGTTCAGGTGTATGCCCCCGCCCCCACTGCACCCTCCACCAATCAGACGCACGGCATGTATGAGGGCTGGTCCCACTCCGCCTACTCCCAGCAGAGCCCGTCCCCCTTCCCTGGCACACACGCAGCGCCATACGGGCTCAGTCAGACACACGGGCACAGCTCTGCAGGAGATGGGCATGGGCACAGTCATCATGGGCATGGACATAGTCATGACGGCTACGGGCACAGCTATGAAG GTCATGGACACAGTCATGAAGGTCATGGACACAGTCATGAAGGTCATGGATATGTCCATGGTCAGTATGGCCACTACGCAGGGCAACCTGTATTTAGTCAGTTTGGACACGGTTTGGGAGCAGCTGCATATGGTCAGCATGCGGCCAGCGCGTCGTATGCTGCTGGTGGCGCTGCGTACCCAGCGGAGAGGGCATGGATGCCGCCCAGTGCCCCCGTGCCACCTCATCTCAGCTCTGGGGTAGGCACTGCTGCTGCCCCCACTCTGGCTCACAATCCAGAACCTCAGAAGGAGAACTAG
- the rhbdd2 gene encoding rhomboid domain-containing protein 2 isoform X3 — MLSTFETLVRQLRNFSSVFEITSGICLAILTSASVCIFTSILDVPVLSLGVDSSVFTSGHVPKLLSYPFIHCDVLHLMTSAVVLVAFSSAVEKGVGTVRFLALFLLLSTATGLLFALLALVVFPEPSEARVAMGLVPVALSLLGMVTISSRMKRALLLGVGVPTATLPWIVLLAVTLVIPGMVLLCNATAITVGIIYGKGWLSPLEMSESRASLLEKRMPLRLLKRIMGVRFIPASAEERKEILHARCNPPPGSYPVQVYAPAPTAPSTNQTHGMYEGWSHSAYSQQSPSPFPGTHAAPYGLSQTHGHSSAGDGHGHSHHGHGHSHDGYGHSYEGHGHSHEGHGYVHGQYGHYAGQPVFSQFGHGLGAAAYGQHAASASYAAGGAAYPAERAWMPPSAPVPPHLSSGVGTAAAPTLAHNPEPQKEN; from the exons ATGCTGAGCACGTTTGAAACTCTTGTCCGGCAGTTGAGGAACTTTTCCTCAGTGTTCGAGATCACCAGTGGGATTTGCCTAGCGATTTTAACATCGGCGAGCGTGTGCATATTCACGAGTATCCTCGATGTCCCTGTCCTCTCCTTGGGTGTCGACTCCAGCGTCTTTACCAGTGGTCATG TGCCCAAGCTGCTGAGCTATCCCTTCATCCACTGTGATGTGCTGCATCTGATGACGAGTGCGGTGGTGCTGGTGGCGTTCAGCAGTGCCGTGGAGAAGGGCGTCGGGACCGTGCGCTTCCTCGCCCTCTTCCTGCTCCTCTCCACGGCCACAGGCCTGCTCTTCGCCCTCCTGGCGCTGGTGGTCTTCCCAGAACCCTCCGAGGCGCGCGTGGCGATGGGTCTGGTGCCCGTCGCTCTGTCCCTGCTGGGCATGGTCACCATCAGCTCCCGCATGAAGAGGGCCTTGTTGCTCGGCGTCGGCGTTCCCACGGCAACCCTGCCCTGGATCGTCCTGCTTGCGGTTACCCTGGTCATCCCTGGCATGGTGCTGCTGTGTAATGCCACGGCCATCACCGTAGGAATCATCT ATGGGAAAGGCTGGCTCTCTCCGCTGGAGATGTCGGAGTCCAGGGCTTCGCTGCTGGAGAAGAGGATGCCCCTCAGGCTGCTGAAGAGGATCATGGGAGTGCGATTCATTCCGGCGTCTGccgaggagagaaaggagattcTGCACGCACG GTGTAATCCTCCTCCTGGCTCCTACCCCGTTCAGGTGTATGCCCCCGCCCCCACTGCACCCTCCACCAATCAGACGCACGGCATGTATGAGGGCTGGTCCCACTCCGCCTACTCCCAGCAGAGCCCGTCCCCCTTCCCTGGCACACACGCAGCGCCATACGGGCTCAGTCAGACACACGGGCACAGCTCTGCAGGAGATGGGCATGGGCACAGTCATCATGGGCATGGACATAGTCATGACGGCTACGGGCACAGCTATGAAG GTCATGGACACAGTCATGAAGGTCATGGATATGTCCATGGTCAGTATGGCCACTACGCAGGGCAACCTGTATTTAGTCAGTTTGGACACGGTTTGGGAGCAGCTGCATATGGTCAGCATGCGGCCAGCGCGTCGTATGCTGCTGGTGGCGCTGCGTACCCAGCGGAGAGGGCATGGATGCCGCCCAGTGCCCCCGTGCCACCTCATCTCAGCTCTGGGGTAGGCACTGCTGCTGCCCCCACTCTGGCTCACAATCCAGAACCTCAGAAGGAGAACTAG